Genomic segment of Calditrichota bacterium:
GTATCATAAGACCAAAACCCTTCCTCATCAAACACCACTTCATCCGTTTGGTCACTGTACAAATCTTGAATCAACACAATTTCAAATAAGCTGCCTTTCTCCGAATGGCTTGCTAAATTTATCGTGCCACCCAAAAGCTCGACCAGGCTTTTTGCCATTGACAGCCCCAGAATGGAAGTAATCGGATTATTGATTTCATTGCGTATAATTGGAAAGAAACTGGCTTTTCAGTTTTTCCGATTCCAATAATTTGGCGTTCAGCTTTTTCAACTCTTCCGTCATTTTCGCCAGTTCATTGAATTTTTTTTGATTGAATTCCATCATTTTTTCCTTCGGCTAATTTTTTTCTAAAGAAAACTGACCACTGCCTCCACCATCTGATCCAGCGGAACAACTTTGTCCACAGCTCCCAGACGGATAGCCTCCCGAGGCATACCAAAAACAACGCAAGATTCCTCGTCCTGGGCAATCGTCTGCGCGCCTGCCTGCTTCATTTCCAGCATTGCTTTTGCGCCATCATCGCCCATGCCGGTCATGATTACTCCGATGGCATTTTTCCCCACGTAGCGCGCCGCCGAACGAAAAAGAACATCGACAGAGGGCCGGTGTCGATTTACCAGCGGACCTTTTTTCACTTCCAAATAGTAATGCTTGCCGTTAAATTTCACCAGCACGTGCTGATCGCCAGGGGCAATGAAGGCGCAGCCCGGGACAACGATATCCCCATTCTTTGCCTCTTTGACCTGCACGTTACATTTTTTATCGAGTCGATCGGCAAACAAATAGGTGAAATGTGGCGGCATGTGCTGGACAATGACAATCCCCGGAAAATTTTCCGGCAATCGCGTAAGAAAATTTTCAATAGCAACCGTTCCGCCCGTCGAAGCGCCAACCACGACCAGCTTTTTTGTTCGGATTTTTAATTTGTCGGCCAACCCTCTGTCAGCCGCGGCTTTGTGCAAACCCTTTTCCGATTTTTTCTCGCCTGAGAATACGCTGACTTTGGCACGAAAGCTTGCTTTCACGGCATCACAAGCGATTGTCTGAAACTCTCGCAAATCAATGCCGCTCATCAATTTCGGCTTGCAAATAACTTCCAAAGCGCCCAATTCAAACGCCCGCATGGCTTTGAACGAGCCTTCAGGCGCGTGACTGGAAATCACCACCACCGGCATCGGGCGCTGCTCCATTATCCTCTTCAAAAAACCGAGGCCATTCATACGCGGCATTTCCAGATCGAGAGTGATTACGTCGGGGAGATTTCTCTTTATTTTTTGCACTGCAATGTAAGGATCCGCCGCTGTGCTAATCACT
This window contains:
- a CDS encoding sensor histidine kinase — translated: MAKSLVELLGGTINLASHSEKGSLFEIVLIQDLYSDQTDEVVFDEEGFWSYDTAVASSS
- a CDS encoding chemotaxis response regulator protein-glutamate methylesterase: MGRKIKVLIVDDSALARKKLTEILNSDPEIEVISTAADPYIAVQKIKRNLPDVITLDLEMPRMNGLGFLKRIMEQRPMPVVVISSHAPEGSFKAMRAFELGALEVICKPKLMSGIDLREFQTIACDAVKASFRAKVSVFSGEKKSEKGLHKAAADRGLADKLKIRTKKLVVVGASTGGTVAIENFLTRLPENFPGIVIVQHMPPHFTYLFADRLDKKCNVQVKEAKNGDIVVPGCAFIAPGDQHVLVKFNGKHYYLEVKKGPLVNRHRPSVDVLFRSAARYVGKNAIGVIMTGMGDDGAKAMLEMKQAGAQTIAQDEESCVVFGMPREAIRLGAVDKVVPLDQMVEAVVSFL